DNA from Gephyromycinifex aptenodytis:
ATATACGGGGCTACCCTGACCTCATGATCGATGCTGCAGGCCTGCGCGTCATGCGCGCCATCGCCCAAGAGGGCAGTTTCACGGGTGCAGCCATCTCCCTGGGCTACTCTCAGCCCGCGATCTCTCAGATGGTGCGTCGGCTGGAGCAGCGGTTGGGCACCGTCTTGGTGGAACGGGTGGGTCGAACCATCCGCTTGACCGAAGCGGGCGCCGTCCTGGCCCGGCACGCGGTCCCGGTGCTGAGCGCTCTGGACGCCGCCGAGGAGGAAGTTGCGGCTATCGCAGGCCTGCGTGCGGGACGGGTGCGGTTGATGGCTTTCCCCTCCTCCTGCTCGACGCTGGTACCTGGCGCCCTGGCGCTGGTCCAGCAGCGCTTCCCAGACGTGTCGGTGCACTTCACCGAAGCCGAGCCGAGCGAGTCTCTGTTAGCGCTGCGCAACGGCGAATGCGACTTGGCAGTGGCCTTCTCCTACGAAGGTTCCGACCTTGTTCGAGGGGAAACCGACCTCGATGCGTTCGTCATTCATCACTTGCTTGATGACCCGGTGCGCTGCGCAGTGCCAGCTGATCACCCGCTGGCGGATGCTGCGGTGATGGATCTGGCCGATCTGGCCAATGACCGTTGGATCGCCGGCTGCCCGCGCTGTCGTGGTCACCTCCTCACGCTGTGCGATGCGGCGGGGTTCCGGCCAGAGGTCGACTTCGAGACCGAGGACTACGTGGCCGTGCAGGGGTTCGTCGCTGCCGGGCTCGGGGTGGCGTTGATCCCCGATCTGATCCTGCGCAGCATCACCCACCCTGATGTGCGGGTCATCCCCATCGACCCTGCCTCGCACCGTGCCGTCTACATCGTCACTACCCCCGACCTGGCTCGTGTACCCGCGGTGGCCGCGACCATCGATGCGCTCTGTGAGAACTCCCGGCCGCTGACCCCCAAGGCCGGCTGATCGAGCACGCTCGAGGCGCACTGAGGCCGTCCGCGCGGGCTGGGAGCGCCCCCGCCCGGCTCAACCTGGTTGCGAGATGGCCACATACAGCGCTCCGTTGCGACGACCAAGTGCCAGATGCCCCTGCTGGTCAGTCCGGTACACCGCAGCCCCGGTGCGGGCCAGGCTTCGTAGCAGGGTGGGCGCGGGGTGCCCGTAGTCGTTGTCCGCCCCGACGCTGATGAACGCCACCGGCGCTCGTGCCTCGGCCAGGAGCTGCGGGTCGTGATCGGCCGACCCGTGGTGGGCCACTTTGACCACGTCGAAGCCGCTCGACAAGCTCGGCCGCACCGATCTGAGGACCGCGGCCCCCGCAACGGCGTCAGCATCAGCCAAGAGCAGCGAGCGAACTGTGCCGCCTTGGCTGGTGGACGTCACGTCCAGGACGATGGAGCCACGGTTGGGGCTCATCCCGGGTACCGGGTGAGCGGGTGGGTTCCGAACGGTGGCGCGCACTCCGGGCCAGGTCAGGATGTCCCCGTCGGCGACCTGCAGCGGTTCGCGCTGTTGCGCCCGCCACCATCGCTGCACCCGGGCAGCCGCCAGCGGCCGCCCGGGCTGGGTGGAGATGACGACTTCGCCGATCGAGCGCCCCCGGCTCACCCCGTCCAGGCCACCGACGTGATCGAGGTCGAAATGGGTCAGCACGACTGCGTCCAGGACGCCGATCCGCAAGTCCCGCAGACAATCATCAACGGTTTGGGCATCGGGACCGGCATCGACGAGCACCGCATGCCCGGGCGAGGTCGGCAGCACCAGGGCATCCCCCTGCCCCACATCGCAGGCCACCAGAGCAGGGTGGGGCCCAGGCCAATCGCGTGGCTTGACCGGCCACAACAGGACGACCGAAGCGGCCAGGACGGCGAGCCAGAGCAGCGGCCTGCGCCGTGCCCACCGGAGCAGTACCCGGTGCGCGCTCAACAGAGCCACGATGATCACCGCCAAGCCCAGAGCTGCCGCCAGACTCGTGGGCCACGGCACGGCCCCGTGCGGAACGGCCGAGCTCATCCGGGCGATGCGGGCGATGCCCAGCGCCGGCAGACCGGGCAGCCAGGCCAGTACAGCCGCCAGGCCAGGAGCGGGTACTGCAAGCATGGCCAGGCACACCCCACCGATAGTGGTTGGCGCCACCAGCGGCGCGGCCAACAGGTTAGCGACCACCCCGACCAGCGTGATCTCGCCTTGCAGGGTGACGATCACCGGGGCGCAAGCCACCTGGGCTGCGACCGGCACGGCCAGCGCGTCCGCGAACCAAGCCAACCGCGAGGGCAGGAAGGCACGCCAACGCTGCGCCCACGGCCTGGCCAGGATGAGCAGTCCCAAGGTGGCCAGCACCGAGAGCGCGAATCCGTAAGAACGCGCCAGCCACGGGTCGAGCGCCAACAACACGATCACGGCCCCGGCCAGGGCCGGAAGCCCGGATTGGGGGCGTGACCGAGCCACGGCGATCAGTCCGATCGTGCCCATCACGGCGGCGCGGATGACGCTGGGATCAGGCCGGGCCACAACGACGAACCCGGCGATGACCAGGAGCGCCGACAGGGGCCGCAACCGACGTGGGGCGCCGACGCCCCGAGCAAGCAGCAGCGCTGCGCCCCCGACCAACGCCACATTGGTGCCCGAGACGGCAGTCAGGTGGGACATACCTGTCTGCTTCATCGCATCGGCCAGATCGGGTGGAGTTTGGCTGCGATCGCCGATGACGAGTCCCGGGAGCAACCCACGGGCATCCTCGGGAAGATCATGTACGGCACCACGCAGGCCCGCGCGCACCACCTCTGCTGCCTGCAACACCGGACCAGGACCAGCCAGGACGCGGGGGCCGGCGCCTACCCGCAGCACCGCGACCACGTCCTGTCCCGGTTCGGCGGGCGACAGACGTCCGCGCAGGGCAACCTGCGAACGCCAGCGCCAGCCATCGGCGGCGGTGGTGATGATAAGCACGGGGCTGCGCACCCGATGCTGTTGCCCGCGCGCTTGCACCCCGAGCACCAGGACGCGGACGGCGACCTGCTCCGGGCCGACTTCGCGTTCCTGCAACCGGACAGGCTCACCGGTGACCCGGCCTTGGATCATCACCGAGGCCCGCACCTGGGCCAACTCCTCGATCGGACCCAGCGAACGCACGGTTTCCGCTGCGCACAGACAGCACAGCAGCAGGCAGCAGATGAGGGCGCACATCGCGGTGACCGGGTTACGGAGGCGGGGGTGGGCCGCGACGAGCGCCACCACCAGGCAACCGGCCGCGGCTGCGGCCACGACCGGGACGGGTAGGTGCAGAACCACGGCCAGAACCGCCCAGCCCAGCAACGCCGGCAGCAGCAGACGGGCATCAGCCTGGTTCACACCCGAACCCGGGGCGCAAGTTCGGCGTAGCGTTTCTCCCCCACCCCGCTGACCTCGGCGAGTTCCTCCACCGAGGAGAACCGTCCGTGCTCGGCCCGCCACTGCAGGATGCGCGCGGCCAGCACCGGGCCGACCCCCGGCAACGTCTCCAGGGTCGCCTGATCGGCCGTGTTGAGGTCGATCACCGCCCCCGGGGTCGCCCCGCCCGTCCCGGCCGGCGCCCCACCCGATCCGGCTGGCGCTGCACCCGAGGCTGGTACGCCTGGGGCTCCGGGCGGCGCGGGCGGTGGCACCTCGCCCACCTGCGGGATCACCAACTGTTCGCCGTCGATGGCGCGCCGGGCCAGGTTGACCGCCGTCAGATCCGCGCCTTTGACGGGCCCGCCCGCGGCCGTCACCACATCCTGGACCCGGGAACCGTCCGGGACATTGACCACGCCGGGGCGAGCCACCTTGCCGATCACATGGATCACCAGGTGCGGCCGCGCCTGAGCGGTAAGTGGCGTGGATACTGCGCTCGCCTCACCCGGGGCCGCCGCGGGGCTGGACACGATCGCCGCCGGTTCCTGGGAGGCACCCGCGGCGGGCGTTCGCCCCGGCGTGGGGGTATAGCCGGTGGCGACCGGCTCAGACAATGCCGACGCCGACAGGATTCGCCAGGTCATCACGCTGATGGCCAGCACCACCACTACGGCTGCCCCGATAACGGCCCGCCACGGTGGGCTCACCCTGGCCGAACGCAACGCGCCCGGAAGCTGCACATCCCCCTTGGAGGGATCGATTGCCGCAACCGCCCGACGCGTGCGCGGCAGCGCGGCCGACTGGCAGGGCGGCGACCCAGCCACCGCCAGCGACGCCCGGAGCGACTCGGGTGCATCTACGGACGGGGTCGCGGCGGTTGCCGCTGACGGCTGGGGCGGCTGGGCTACCCGGGGTGGCGGGCTGGCGGCTGTGAGGAGTGCAGTAGCCCGATCATGCGGCAGGGCGTGCGAGGAGCGGGGCATGCGGGGAACGCTAAAGCGCACATAGCGGGCGCGGGCGCCGCCTGCCACCTCCTGTGGACGACGAACGACCGCAAAAGGCGCCCTGAGGATGACTCGACGGTGAACGTTCGGTCCCGGACACGCAATCGCCCTCACAGTCACGGACGCAGTGGCGCCCCCGACAACGTGAACCCCTACTCGTGATGCGGGCTGACAACAACGGCCAACGCCCCCGGGCCCAGATGAGCCGCAGCCACCGCCCCGATCTCGATCACGGGAACAGCCCCCTGCCCCAGACAGCCGCCGACCCGTTCGCGCAAGGTCCCGGCCAGCCGTTCGGCGCGTTCCGGGGCATCGATGTGGTGCACGGCAACCTCGACCGGCCCGTCGTGCCCGTCAGACTCGACCATCTGGACCGCCAAGTCCGTCAACCGCGCCACCGCCCGACCGGCAGTGCGCAGCTTCTCAACCGGTTCGATCCGCCCACTCTGCAGACACAACAGCGGCTTGACCGCCAACGCCGAACCCAACAGCGCCGAAGCGGCGCCGATCCGCCCTCCCAGACGCAGGTACTCCAAGGTGTTGACGTAGAACAACAGCCGAGCCCGCCGAGCCTGATCACCGACCACCTGAGCCACCTGTTGCGCATCCCCGCCGGCCTCGATAGCACGCGCCCCCGCAAGCACAGCGAAGCCCAGTCCCATCCCCATGCTGCGCGAATCCACCACAGTGACCGGCACGCTGGAGGAACGCGCCGCCAACTCGGCAGCGTCGCAGGTCCCGGACAACTCCCCGGACAGATGCGCCGAGACGATGTGAGTGGCACCCTGCGCGGCGAGCCGCTCATAGGCCTCATAGAGCACCACCGGCGAAGGGCGTGAGGTCGTCAACCGGCGCCCTTTGCGCAGGATCGACACCAACTCCTCACGGCCGAGGTCGATGCCTTCGCGATACTCCCGCTCCTCGCAGGCCACCCTGAGCGGAACGACAGCCACCCGATACTGCTGCAGGAGCTCCGCGGGCAAGTAGGCGGTGGAGTCCGTGACAAGGGCGAGCGACACTGGGCCTCAGCCGGCGACGATGTTGACCAGCGACGGCGCCCGCACGATCACCTTGCGGATGGTTTTACCTGCCAACAGCTCGGCGACCCGCTCCTGCCCCAGCGCCAGTTGCTCCAGGTCCTGGGCCGCGATGTCAGCGGGAACCTCCATGCGGTGGCGCACCTTGCCCTGAATCTGCACCACACAGGTGACGCTGTCGTCCATCAGCAGCGCGGGGTCAGCCTGCGGAAAGTCCGTGAAGGCCAACGAAGACTGATGCCCGAGCCGGTTCCACAACTCCTCGGCGATGTGCGGCGCGACCGGTGCCACCATGAGAATCAACGGCTCGACGATCTCGCGCGGGGCGACCTCCAGCTTGGTCAGTGCGTTGTTGAGCTCGATCAGCTTGGCGATGGCGGTGTTGAAGCGCAGGCCCGCGTAGTCGGTCCGGACCCCGTCGATGGTGCGGTGCAACAAGCGGCGCAGCTCCTCAGAGGCAGGCACGTCCTGCACACTCAAGCTGCCGTCCTGCTCGTCGATCACGTTGCGCCACAACCGCTGCAAGAAGCGTTGCGCGCCGACGACCGCGCGGGTCTCCCACGGCTTGCTGAGCTCCAACGGGCCCATGCTCATCTCGTACACCCGGAAGGTGTCAGCACCGTACTGCTCGTACATCTCATCGGGGCTGACTGCGTTCTTCAGCGATTTGCCGATCTTGCCGTACTCGCGCTGGACCCGGGCACCGTTCCAGGTGAACGTAGGCTCCCCGGTTGCCTCCGGCGGGCCCTCGACGACCTCCGCCGCAGGAACCGGTTGCCCGCGGTCGTCCCGGTAGGCGTAGGCCTGGATGTAGCCCTGGCTGAAGTAGGTGCGGAACGGCTCCTGCGCGCTGACGTGGCCGAGGTCGTACAGGACCTTCTGCCAGAACCGGGCGTACAACAGGTGCAGCACGGCGTGCTCGACACCGCCGACGTACAGGTCGACACCGCCCGGATCCCGGGTGCCCTCCGGAGCGCCGGCTACGGGCTGGTCCCGGGGGCCCATCCAGTACCGCTCGACCTCGGGGTCGACCAGGGCCTGAGTGTTGCCCGGGTCGAGGTAGCGCAGGAAGTACCAGCACGAACCGGCCCAGTTGGGCATCGTGTTCGTTTCCCGGTGGTAGGTCTTCTCGCCCTCGCCGAGGTCCATCGTGACCTCCACCCATTCCGGGACCCGCGACAGCGGCGGCTCGGGGGCAGTATCGGCGTCATCGGGGTCGAAGGTCTTCGGGCTGTAGTCAGGTACATCCGGCAACTCCACCGGCAGCGCCGAATCCGGCAGCCCGTGCGCCCGACCGTCCTCGTCGAAGACCACCGGGAAGGGCTCGCCCCAGTAACGTTGGCGGCTGAACAGCCAGTCCCGCAGCCGGTAGTTCACCGTGCTCTGCCCCAGGCCCTTGGCTTCCAGCCAGGACGTGATCGCGGTCTTGGCCTCAGCCACCGCCAGTCCGTCCAGGCTGACCTCGTCGTTCGCGGAGTTGACTGCGACCCCGTCCCCGACGAAGGCCTGGCCGGCGCGCAACGAAGTGTCCGGCGCGGCGGGCTGCCCGGCGGGCGCTACGACATCGATGATGGGCAGGCGGAACTGGCGCGCGAACTCGTAGTCGCGGGTGTCGTGCGCCGGCACCGCCATGATCGCGCCCGTCCCGTAACCCATCAGGACGTAGTCGGCGATGAAGACGGGCACCTTGCGTCCGTCGACGGGGTTGATGGCGTAACCGCCGGTGAACACACCGGTCTTCGTCTTGTCCTCGAGTTGCCGTTCGACATCCGATTTGCGGGAGGCGGCGAGCCGGTAGGCGGCCACGGCCTGGGCCGGCGTCTCACCGAAGCCGTCGTCGACCCCCATCCACTCCGGTTTGGTCTCCTCCGGCCAGGCGTCGCTCACCAGCCGCTCGACCAACGGGTGTTCGGGGGCCAACACCATGAAGGTGGCGCCGAAGAGAGTGTCGGGGCGGGTCGTGAAGACCGAGATCGTGGTGTCGGGGTCGTTCTCCAGCGGGAACTCGACGCGGGCGCCGTGGCTTCGCCCGATCCAGTTGCGCTGCATGAGCTTGACCTTCTCGGGCCAGTCGACCCGGTCCAAGTCGTCAGCCAGCCGGTCTGCGTAGGCGGTGATCCGCATCTTCCACTGCCGCAGGTCGGCCCGGAACACCGGGTAGTTGCCGCGTTCGGAGCGGCCGTCGTTGGTGACCTCTTCGTTGGACAGCACCGTCCCCAGGCCGGGACACCAGTTGACGGGGGCTTTGCTGGTGTAGGCCAGCCGGTAGGAGTCCAGCAAGTCGCGGCGCTCCCCGGTGTCCAGGGACTGCCAGCTGCGACCGGCGAACTGCCCGCTCGGCGTGATCCGCCCGGCGGCCAGCTCATCCTCGAGTTCGCTGATCGGACGGGCACGGCCCACTCCCCCGTCCGGGCGCTGTGCCTGCGGGTCATACCAGGAGTTGTAGATCTGCAGGAAGATCCATTGGGTCCAGCGGTAGTACTCGGGATCGATGGTCTCGATTGCGCGCCGGTCATCGTGGCCCAGCCCCAGGCGACGCAGTTGGCGCCGCATGGTGACGATGTTGGCCTCGGTCGTCAGCCGGGGGTGCTGTCCGGTCTGGACGGCGTACTGCTCAGCGGGCAGACCGAAGGCGTCGTATCCCAGGCAGTGCAGGACGTTTTTGCCGGTCATCCGGTGGTAGCGGGCGAACACGTCGGTGGCGATGTACCCCAGCGGGTGACCGACGTGCAGCCCGGCACCGGAGGGGTAGGGAAACATGTCGAGCACGAGCAGCTTCTCGCGACCGGCGACTTCGTCCGGCTGTGCCCACGGTCCGGCCGGGTTGGGCGCGCGGAAGGTGCCTGCGTTCTCCCACCGGTCCTGCCAGGAGGTTTCGATCTCCTGCGCCAGTGCGGCGTCGTACCGGAAGGGCGTGTCGTTCATGGTTTCGTCCTCATCCAAAGTGGGCGGCGGTTCGTACACCGGTGGCCGTTGTCGACGGCGCTCACTGCACGCACGTGCCCCCGCGCCAGGCGCGTGGGGCACTCGGCCAGGCTATCGCAGCGGCGCTCGGTTCAATCCAGGCGTTTTGCGCCGTCGGCGGGAACCACCGGGAAGATCTGGGGGGCCGCGAAGCCGTGCTCGGCGTAGGCCTGCCGCACTCCTTGACTGACTTGATCCACGGCGTCGGCCTCGACGAGGGCGATCGCCGATCCGCCGAAGCCCCCGCCGGTCATCCGCGCACCGTAGGCCCCCGCCTGCAGAGCTGCCTCGACGGCGACGTCAAGGTGGGGCACGGTCACTTCGAAGTCATCACGCAGCGAGGCGTGGGATTGCGTCAGCGCCGGGCCGATGTCGCGCGGGTCACCCCCGGCGCGTAGGTGCTGCACGACCTGCAGCACTCGAGCATCCTCGGTCACCACGTGTCGTACCCGCCGTTGCACAGTGGGGTCCGTGATTCGCGCTAGCGCGTCATCCAGGCGTTCCGGGGCGACATCTCGCAGCGCCTGTACGCCCAGCGTCTGCGCGGCTTGTTCACAGGCCGAGCGTCGAGCGGCGTACTGACCGTCGACGAGGGCGTGCGGGGCGCAGGTGTCGATGACGAGCAGTGCCAGCCCGGCAGCGGGCAGGTCGAAGGGCACATTCTCTACTGCCAGGCTTCGGGTGTCGATGAAGACGAGGTGGCCGGATTTGCCGTGCATCGAGGCAAGCTGGTCCATGTTGCCGGTCGCGGCACCGACGAAGTCGTTCTCACACCGCTGACCGGTCAGTGCCAGCTCGGTCGGGCTTAGTTCCAGCGACCCCAGATCCGTCGCTGCGGCGCCCGTGGCGCATTCGATGGCAGCCGAGCTGGACAGCCCGGCGCCGACCGGAACATCCGAATCGAGCACCATGTCGAGCTCGGGCACTTCAAGACCGCGCTGACCCAGCGCCCAGAACATACCCGCGACGTAGGCGGCCCACCCGCGCACGTCCTCGGGGGTCACGCTCGCTGCATCGAACTCGACGATGCCTTCCTGCTGTAAGGACAAGACGCGGCTGCTCCGGCCTGCCGCCGGTGCCGCAGCTATGCGGCACCGGCGGGTCAGTGCGAGCGGGAGGACGAAACCGTCGTTGTAATCCGTGTGCTCACCGATGAGGTTGACCCGGCCGGGAGCGGCCCATACCCCGGCAGGTTCGCAACCGTACGCCTCGCGGAAGCGACGACGCAGGCTAGTCAGATCATCGGTGCTCACGATCAATTCCTCCGTTGTTCCGGCCGGCCTGGACCGGCCGGCTTGGGGCTTGGTCGATCTCAGTGAACCGGTGGAGCGTCCGCGGTCTCAATGTGGGCAGGAACCACGATAGGACGGAACTTCGCCCAGAGCATGAAGGTCACTCCGGCCACCAGCAAGGCCAGACCGGTCCACAGGTTGGCATTCACGCCGCCGGTCTTGGCCAGTTCGGGGTCCCCGAACAGACCGGCTCCGGTCAGCAGAACGCCGTAGAGAGACAACAGCAGCCCGATGAAGTTGCGAATGTCGAAGGCGCCTGCAGTATGACGAACGGGTTTTTCGTTCACAGCATGTGACATGAGATTCCCCTTAGAACATCACGTTGAGCACAAGGACCATGGCAAGCGCAATGCAGGCCAGAGGCACCGTGCGCTGGTAGAAGGGCAGCTTCGCCTCTTCGATGTCGACGAGGTCTTCCTTGGGGGTCTCGGAATACACCAGACCCTTCAGCGAACCTTCCGGCTTGGGCTCGGTCATCAACGACACGACAACGCTGACGACGATATCCACAACGAAAGCAGTGGTCGCAGCAGCGAAGGCCAGACCCTGGCCGGGGAGTTCGAACCAGCCCAGGAACTTGGACCCGTACCACAGGGTGATGGCGGAAACCGTTCCGGCGACCAAACCCGCCCATCCAGCAGTGGAGGTCATTCGCTTCCAGAACATACCGAGGATGAACGTGGCGAACAGCGGAGCGTTGAAGAAGCCGAACAGCGTCTGCAGATACTCCATGACGTTGCCGAACTGGCCTGCGATCAGCGCGGTGAAGATCGCGATGATGGTGGCGGCCAGCGTCGCCAGCCGACCGGTACGCAGGTAGTAGCTGTCTTCACGGTCCTTGACGACATAGGTCTGCCAAAGGTCGTAGCTGAAAACGGTGTTGAAGGCCGAGATGTTGGCGGCCATACCTGCCATGAAGGCAGCGAGCAGGCCTGCGATGGCCAGACCGAGCAGACCGTTGGGCAGTACTTCGCGCATGAGCAGCAACAGCGAGTCGTTGTAGGTGACCCCGTTGACATTGCCACCGCCGGCCGCCTTGAGATCGCTGATCTCCTGAACGGTGACCGCGGCGATCATGCCCGGGACGATGACGATGAACGGAACGAACATCTTGGGGAAGGCGCCGATGATCGGCGTCTTGCGCGCGGCCGAGATGGAGTTGCTGGCCATCGCCCGCTGGACCTCAACGAAGTTCGTGGTCCAGTACCCGAAGGAGAGCACGAAACCGAGACCGAACACGATGCCCACCGCCGACATCACGGGGTTATCGAAGCCGGAAAGAGCCTGGCCGGGCCAGGACTCGAGCTGCTGCGCGGCTGGCGTGACCGTGTCCGGGTGAGCGGCAGCGGCCTGGGTGATCTTGTCGGTGAGCCCGCTCCAGCCGCCCACTCGGTGTAGACCGATCAGGGTCAGCGGCAGCAACGCCGCAACGATGACGAAGAACTGCAGGACCTCGTTGTAGATCGCCGCCGACAGACCGCCAAGGGTG
Protein-coding regions in this window:
- a CDS encoding LysR family transcriptional regulator — its product is MIDAAGLRVMRAIAQEGSFTGAAISLGYSQPAISQMVRRLEQRLGTVLVERVGRTIRLTEAGAVLARHAVPVLSALDAAEEEVAAIAGLRAGRVRLMAFPSSCSTLVPGALALVQQRFPDVSVHFTEAEPSESLLALRNGECDLAVAFSYEGSDLVRGETDLDAFVIHHLLDDPVRCAVPADHPLADAAVMDLADLANDRWIAGCPRCRGHLLTLCDAAGFRPEVDFETEDYVAVQGFVAAGLGVALIPDLILRSITHPDVRVIPIDPASHRAVYIVTTPDLARVPAVAATIDALCENSRPLTPKAG
- a CDS encoding ComEC/Rec2 family competence protein is translated as MNQADARLLLPALLGWAVLAVVLHLPVPVVAAAAAGCLVVALVAAHPRLRNPVTAMCALICCLLLCCLCAAETVRSLGPIEELAQVRASVMIQGRVTGEPVRLQEREVGPEQVAVRVLVLGVQARGQQHRVRSPVLIITTAADGWRWRSQVALRGRLSPAEPGQDVVAVLRVGAGPRVLAGPGPVLQAAEVVRAGLRGAVHDLPEDARGLLPGLVIGDRSQTPPDLADAMKQTGMSHLTAVSGTNVALVGGAALLLARGVGAPRRLRPLSALLVIAGFVVVARPDPSVIRAAVMGTIGLIAVARSRPQSGLPALAGAVIVLLALDPWLARSYGFALSVLATLGLLILARPWAQRWRAFLPSRLAWFADALAVPVAAQVACAPVIVTLQGEITLVGVVANLLAAPLVAPTTIGGVCLAMLAVPAPGLAAVLAWLPGLPALGIARIARMSSAVPHGAVPWPTSLAAALGLAVIIVALLSAHRVLLRWARRRPLLWLAVLAASVVLLWPVKPRDWPGPHPALVACDVGQGDALVLPTSPGHAVLVDAGPDAQTVDDCLRDLRIGVLDAVVLTHFDLDHVGGLDGVSRGRSIGEVVISTQPGRPLAAARVQRWWRAQQREPLQVADGDILTWPGVRATVRNPPAHPVPGMSPNRGSIVLDVTSTSQGGTVRSLLLADADAVAGAAVLRSVRPSLSSGFDVVKVAHHGSADHDPQLLAEARAPVAFISVGADNDYGHPAPTLLRSLARTGAAVYRTDQQGHLALGRRNGALYVAISQPG
- a CDS encoding helix-hairpin-helix domain-containing protein, whose protein sequence is MPRSSHALPHDRATALLTAASPPPRVAQPPQPSAATAATPSVDAPESLRASLAVAGSPPCQSAALPRTRRAVAAIDPSKGDVQLPGALRSARVSPPWRAVIGAAVVVVLAISVMTWRILSASALSEPVATGYTPTPGRTPAAGASQEPAAIVSSPAAAPGEASAVSTPLTAQARPHLVIHVIGKVARPGVVNVPDGSRVQDVVTAAGGPVKGADLTAVNLARRAIDGEQLVIPQVGEVPPPAPPGAPGVPASGAAPAGSGGAPAGTGGATPGAVIDLNTADQATLETLPGVGPVLAARILQWRAEHGRFSSVEELAEVSGVGEKRYAELAPRVRV
- a CDS encoding DegV family protein, with the translated sequence MSLALVTDSTAYLPAELLQQYRVAVVPLRVACEEREYREGIDLGREELVSILRKGRRLTTSRPSPVVLYEAYERLAAQGATHIVSAHLSGELSGTCDAAELAARSSSVPVTVVDSRSMGMGLGFAVLAGARAIEAGGDAQQVAQVVGDQARRARLLFYVNTLEYLRLGGRIGAASALLGSALAVKPLLCLQSGRIEPVEKLRTAGRAVARLTDLAVQMVESDGHDGPVEVAVHHIDAPERAERLAGTLRERVGGCLGQGAVPVIEIGAVAAAHLGPGALAVVVSPHHE
- the leuS gene encoding leucine--tRNA ligase, with the translated sequence MNDTPFRYDAALAQEIETSWQDRWENAGTFRAPNPAGPWAQPDEVAGREKLLVLDMFPYPSGAGLHVGHPLGYIATDVFARYHRMTGKNVLHCLGYDAFGLPAEQYAVQTGQHPRLTTEANIVTMRRQLRRLGLGHDDRRAIETIDPEYYRWTQWIFLQIYNSWYDPQAQRPDGGVGRARPISELEDELAAGRITPSGQFAGRSWQSLDTGERRDLLDSYRLAYTSKAPVNWCPGLGTVLSNEEVTNDGRSERGNYPVFRADLRQWKMRITAYADRLADDLDRVDWPEKVKLMQRNWIGRSHGARVEFPLENDPDTTISVFTTRPDTLFGATFMVLAPEHPLVERLVSDAWPEETKPEWMGVDDGFGETPAQAVAAYRLAASRKSDVERQLEDKTKTGVFTGGYAINPVDGRKVPVFIADYVLMGYGTGAIMAVPAHDTRDYEFARQFRLPIIDVVAPAGQPAAPDTSLRAGQAFVGDGVAVNSANDEVSLDGLAVAEAKTAITSWLEAKGLGQSTVNYRLRDWLFSRQRYWGEPFPVVFDEDGRAHGLPDSALPVELPDVPDYSPKTFDPDDADTAPEPPLSRVPEWVEVTMDLGEGEKTYHRETNTMPNWAGSCWYFLRYLDPGNTQALVDPEVERYWMGPRDQPVAGAPEGTRDPGGVDLYVGGVEHAVLHLLYARFWQKVLYDLGHVSAQEPFRTYFSQGYIQAYAYRDDRGQPVPAAEVVEGPPEATGEPTFTWNGARVQREYGKIGKSLKNAVSPDEMYEQYGADTFRVYEMSMGPLELSKPWETRAVVGAQRFLQRLWRNVIDEQDGSLSVQDVPASEELRRLLHRTIDGVRTDYAGLRFNTAIAKLIELNNALTKLEVAPREIVEPLILMVAPVAPHIAEELWNRLGHQSSLAFTDFPQADPALLMDDSVTCVVQIQGKVRHRMEVPADIAAQDLEQLALGQERVAELLAGKTIRKVIVRAPSLVNIVAG
- the galK gene encoding galactokinase — protein: MSTDDLTSLRRRFREAYGCEPAGVWAAPGRVNLIGEHTDYNDGFVLPLALTRRCRIAAAPAAGRSSRVLSLQQEGIVEFDAASVTPEDVRGWAAYVAGMFWALGQRGLEVPELDMVLDSDVPVGAGLSSSAAIECATGAAATDLGSLELSPTELALTGQRCENDFVGAATGNMDQLASMHGKSGHLVFIDTRSLAVENVPFDLPAAGLALLVIDTCAPHALVDGQYAARRSACEQAAQTLGVQALRDVAPERLDDALARITDPTVQRRVRHVVTEDARVLQVVQHLRAGGDPRDIGPALTQSHASLRDDFEVTVPHLDVAVEAALQAGAYGARMTGGGFGGSAIALVEADAVDQVSQGVRQAYAEHGFAAPQIFPVVPADGAKRLD
- a CDS encoding sodium:solute symporter family protein; amino-acid sequence: MPALAAVPAADTLIEATALDYSLIALYFVFVIGIGFMARRQVSDSIDFFLSGRSLPAWVTGLAFISANLGAVEIMGMSATGAQFGMPTVHYFWVGAIPAMLFLGVVMMPFYYGSKVRSVPEFMLRRFGPGAHLVNSVSFALAQLLIAGVNLYLLATIVNALLGWPQWVSLIVAAAIVLSYITLGGLSAAIYNEVLQFFVIVAALLPLTLIGLHRVGGWSGLTDKITQAAAAHPDTVTPAAQQLESWPGQALSGFDNPVMSAVGIVFGLGFVLSFGYWTTNFVEVQRAMASNSISAARKTPIIGAFPKMFVPFIVIVPGMIAAVTVQEISDLKAAGGGNVNGVTYNDSLLLLMREVLPNGLLGLAIAGLLAAFMAGMAANISAFNTVFSYDLWQTYVVKDREDSYYLRTGRLATLAATIIAIFTALIAGQFGNVMEYLQTLFGFFNAPLFATFILGMFWKRMTSTAGWAGLVAGTVSAITLWYGSKFLGWFELPGQGLAFAAATTAFVVDIVVSVVVSLMTEPKPEGSLKGLVYSETPKEDLVDIEEAKLPFYQRTVPLACIALAMVLVLNVMF